The following is a genomic window from Halodesulfovibrio sp..
CATGCCTTGCATGATGTGAGCCTGCATATTGATGAAGGCGAAATTGTAACGCTTATCGGTGCTAACGGCGCTGGTAAGTCCACAACGCTTATGTCCATTTGCGGTGGCACTCCGCCCCGCTCTGGTGAAATAACATTCGAAGGCAAACCGATCCATAAAACTAAAATGGATCAAATTGTCCGCCTCGGCATATCTCAAGTACCGGAAGGTCGCCTCATTTTCCCTGACTTGACTGTTATGGAAAATTTAGAGCTTGGTGCCTTTCTGCGTAATGACAAAGAAGCCATTAAGCGTGACATGGAATACGCCTTCAGCCTGTTCCCTATTCTGGAAGAACGCCAGAAGCAGACAGGCGGCACACTCTCCGGTGGTGAACAACAAATGCTCGCTATCTCCCG
Proteins encoded in this region:
- a CDS encoding ABC transporter ATP-binding protein → MLKLNGINTFYGNIHALHDVSLHIDEGEIVTLIGANGAGKSTTLMSICGGTPPRSGEITFEGKPIHKTKMDQIVRLGISQVPEGRLIFPDLTVMENLELGAFLRNDKEAIKRDMEYAFSLFPILEERQKQTGGTLSGGEQQMLAISRALMARPRLLLLDEPSLGLAPIIIQQIFEIIQKVNATGTTVFLVEQNANQALKIAHRGYVMETGHITMEDDAATLLANEDVKKAYLGL